The genomic DNA GCAATTCTCGCGATGCGCGACCGCACAAGGAACTGCTGCTTCATCAGGAAGCTCGCAACAGACCAGCAAGAATGCGAGGCGGGCCGGAGATAAAAATAGGGGATAACCCCGGCCGGGCTACCCCTGATTTTGAACTCATACAACAAGCAGAAAATCCAAATGCCGTAATCGAAATCCATATGCACGCAAAATCCCATATGTACTGCGGCATATAAAAAGATGACACTATAATTCTATTTTAACAACACTACAACAATACCAACCCTACTATTTGACACATCAAGTAGGTGTCTGCCTCTAAAACAGCGAATGGATGAACGACGCTTGCTCTTCTTACACTTGTATGTatgcctttttcttttttcactGCCATCGTTGAGAAATCAGCCCTCATTAATTTGTCGAGTGGTAAATAAAATCAGGCGGTTACTGCCGGCCCGTTTGTCGTCCCCAGGTGGGGAACCTTGACTGTCACTTcgccatcaccctccccgtccacATCAAGCCCGCTGCCGCTGTCATCGTTCGGGCTCTCCTCCGCGACCTGCCCTTGGATCCTGCGCTTGGCGTCCTGCTTGTCCGCCTCGGTGATTTGAGCGTCGTCCTTGCGCATGTCAGGGGTCCATTGCGGTTCAGAGGGGGCGTGGCCGACCGACATGCCGACACGGACCTGGTCTTGTTAGCAGTTGTTGTGAAACAAAGATGGTGGGTAAAACTCACCAAGGTCTCCAGCGCAGTATTCGAATTGTCCACCaagtcatcatcaaacaccatcTTTCCACTCTcaaacagcaccaccagcgtcGACCCGCCAAACTTGAAGTAGCCCAGCTCATCACCCCTCTTGACCTCgtccccttccttctttgTAATGACGGTGCTGCCCACCATCATGGCACCAATGCAAATCACCATTACCCGTCCGAATTCTGGGGAGTCAATAGGTACGACAATCCTCACATTCTCGCCGTACACATCCAGCGCCGACCGAATAGCCATTGGGTTGACAGTGTAGTATTCACCTGCAATGGTCTTAGGTTCCCTCATAACACCATCCACGGGGATGTGGAATCTGTGGTAGTCTTGAGGCGCCAGTCTGAAAATACCCAGCGCGCCACCGGCTTCGTAGCGGTGGGCATCTTCAGGGTAGGCATCGCCTAGGAGACGCTTGACGCTGAATTCTCTACCCTTGATCCAGACCTTGGTGGCAATGTCAACGCGGTTAAAAACCACGGATCTGCAATCGGCCGGAGAGACCACAATGCGCGGGTTGTTTGGTGCAGAAACTGGTCTGGCATCAGGCTTGAGAGCGCGGTAGAAAAACTCGTTGAAGTTCTTGAACTGGTCCAGAGGAAGCAACACCTCAGACAAGTCCAATCCGTGGAAGGCGATGAATTTGGGGATTTCGGCCTTGGAAGCAGGGTCGTCATATTTCTTACCCTGCTTAATACTGAGAGACTTGAGCAGCTTGCGAAtgcgcttcttctccatATTGTTGGACTTGAGACCCTTGTACAACAAGCGAATACCAAGACGGACGTAGACGCTCATCTTCTCTTCGTTGATCTGACCGGTGATGCGGTCTTGCACGAGGATGTTGGCAGAGTTGGCACCGAGCTTGTAGCCACCGTAGGAGATCTTGGTGATCACCTTGGAGTACCACTTGCGTTGGGCCTGGCTGGACGTAACGaacccacccatcatcagGTTGTTCACCTGTCGCCAGTCCTGGCTGGCACAGGTGGCAAtatgggtgatgatgtctgcATCCTTGCGCTTGTTCAAGCGCGGTTGATGGCAGATGGGGCATTCGCGGATCTCTACCACATGTTCTTCGGTGTTGCTAGCATTGAGATCGTCCCGGTCGAGGTAATCGCCCTCTTCGCCTGGAGTCGCCAGCTCTGGAACAGTGATGCTGTCGGTTCCGCCAAGGTCAGATTCGCTCGGTGGCTGGACAGTATCGGGATGCGACTCCTTGCCGGGTATAGGCAGCAGGTTCTTAACCTTTTCGGCGGCATCTGGGAGAATATTCTTCACACGCTCCGCGACACCCGGAGTTCTGACCTTGGACTCAAGCTGGTCCTCCAGGCAGATGACGGCCTCATCCATGGTTAGGTCCTCGACGTCTTCATTATCACCCGCCTTATGGGGGAATCGGAGGAAGAAGCTGTCAATCGTCGACTCGCGCAGGGTCGATCCCAAAGAGTCCAACATGGTGGTCAACTCGACCTTGCTAATAAGTCCGCTCTCGTCGGCGTCGTACTGCTTCAACAGAGCTCTCCAGAACTGTTGCCTGAGTGCGGCGTAAGGCATGTACTTGGCACGGATGTACAGCTGTGGATTATGCTTGtcctcccacttctcaaGGTTCTTCATCCTGAGGGGAAGTGTGTAAGGGAAGAAATCGGGATCTTCAGTTTCCGGTGAGGCATTCTCAGCCGTGTTCGCCGCGGCCGCAGCGACACCGCCTTCCCCCGGCTGAACGAGTCCGGCGGGGATCGGAGCATTGATAGCGGGTGTTTGAGCGCCCTCAGGCACCTCATGAAGCTGTTGACCAGAGCCCAATGTCGGCGTTGCGACAAGAGAAGATACATTGGTCAAGGTTGACGGATTCTTGGACAATGCAGGCCTAGCTTGCTTGGACAAGCTCTGGGTAGAGTTGGTCCGGGAAAGACCCAGTCTCATAAAACGGGTCCTCTGCGCCGGAGCCGAAAACTCAGCTACTTCCTTCAAGTTGTACAGTCCAGTGGTGGGGTCCGCCTTTGGTGCCTTGGAGATGATTTCCTGTACCGGAAAGTTTACGGAGGCAATGAAATCGTTTCCAGAGTACTTGTCGTGGTCAATGACAGTAAAAGCAAACTGGTACTGCTGTTCGTGGTTCAACACCTGGAAGATCATCTTCTCGTTGAACACGGGATCCAGGTTGTGACGGATCGTCTTGGTCCGGTATGTCTTTTTGCCTAGCGAGGCAACCACAAAAGGATCCATGTCAAAGCTCGTCCTTGTAACGTTCGACTCCGGGGGAAGGTCGGTAATCTTGCAAATCTCCAGGAAAATAATACCAACCACGTCACTACCGCCGTTGATAAATTCGTAGGGGTTTTGCCTCTTTTTGCGCTTCAGCCCCTTGATCCGcagtctcctccttctcttctcggcAGTTTCCGGCTTGGTAGGGTCCTCATCTTCGGGGGTCTCGTCCTCGTAGTCGTAgtcgtcgtcctcatcgGCGTCGTCGGTtactcttccccccaacgAAGGCGCCGGCGATGGCACCTTGCCCTTGGTCGGAGCAAGCACGGGGGTACGGGATGGAGTAGGGGTCAACGAGGCGTCGACTGCCGGAGCAGATTTAGCAATTGCAGCGAACTTCTCGTAGATCTGCTGGGGGCTGGCGTCCTTGTTGGAGGTGTCGAGCAGAGAGAACTGCAGCAAGACCTCGCCCGAAACAACGCCCGTCTTCTTCCCTGGACGCTTGCTCTTCAGCTTGTACCATGTTGGCGGCTGCTCGATCTTTTCATCGGCGAAGATCTCCTCCAGGGCAAGGTCAAACTCGCCCAAGTAGTCCTTCCCAAAGCGATCCTTATCCCAGCAGTTCACATCGAGGAGCAGGCTCTGGATGCCATTGATGGGGAGCTGGCATGTTTCGTTCCATTCCGGGTTCAGTGTCTTCGATTCGGTATGTGTAATGTGCTTCGATTCGCCAAGATTGAGTACGAGATACTGGGCGGGAGTTGCAGCAATCAGCCACCAGTCACTTCCTCACGGGGGTAGAAGGGGGTGCACAATGTGGGATATCTGCAGCTCCTGTGAAATGGATACCGCACTCGATGTACTCACCGGATCCGACGTTCCTCCCCTGTCCTTGGCAGCGAGATCTTTGGCCTGGATTTTCAGCAAGTCAGTATGCGATGCTACTCCTTGGCACCACGAGGGcagcgatggtggtgatggtggtgatggtggtgatggtgatggtgatggtgggtggtccTCATACCCGTAGAATCGATACCTGCACCACCAGGCCCGTCTCCCTGCGGCCCTCTGGGCTGGCGGAATCTCCTTTGCTGCGCATGGGGCTGGCACTACGGCTGTTCGAAGCTGAGTTGGCGGCAGAGTTGGAGTAGCCCGGCTTCAGACGGTTGGGGATGAAGCGAGCCATTATGCTAAGAGGTGGGTGGGCTGGCGCGGGGTATGCGTGTCTTTATCTACCTTGGCACGATCGTGTAGTAGGTAATCGTTCCAAGATTTATTTTGTTCTTGCAATTGACCCTCCAATCCAATCGAAGGAGGGGCCAATCAATTACGACGTAGGTTCCAAGAGTGCCACTCTCCaatgctgtgctgtgctgtgttGTGCTGTTCTGTTGCTGtgtttggtgggtggtgggtggtagGTGGTATGTAATGTTTAAAGCGTAGGGCAGACTCGCAGAGAGCAAGGCAGATCAAAACAGGATGGCTGGCTAGCTGGCTGTCCTTCCCCAgctttccccttctctctcttcttaGTTTCGAATCAGTGGCGATGATAGGGTGGGACGTGTGCGGGTAGTGGTCCGTCGTCGCAactttggttgttgttgatggatcCCTCGATGTTCCCAGTAGCTGTAGTGCCCGCACAGTCGACGTCAGGGACCCGATGACCTGGGCGGGAGCAGATCAAAGAGGTACGGATAGAAGCTTGGAGAAGAATGGAGCTGGGAAAACGACGAGGACGTCATCCACCTAGCAACAGGGAGACACGGGGCTTGGGGGCCCAGCTAGGTATTTGTGAATTTGGGCGGTGGAGCTGTGATGGCGGGGCGCTGGTGTGCTGGGCGCGTCCCGGAGGATTGGCGATGCCGAGACCTGCCCAAAAGAACTTTGGACCCGTTCAGCTGCTGGGTCTAGGGGGCGGCTCTAGGCGAAATTGGGGAGTATCTTCAGCGGCTACCAAGCTGTTTTTGGCGGTGCCCACAGTTGACGTTATGTGTGTCTTGGTCGACGAGATAtggctggatggatggtttttgttttgggctCAACAAAATGAAGGAAAAAACAAGTCAAGGCATCGGGGACGGGCTCGTGTATACTCATGTGTCGTCCGCAGCGAATGCTGTTGGGCGTACAGCCGTCAATCAGCATCTGTCCATTCTCATCAGGCAGGTGGGCCGTCATTCCAACACACCCTGATTGAGGCACCTTTCGTTTGAGATGAATGCTGCTTTTGGAGCTTTGGAGGACTGGCAGATTGGACCACGCGTCGCCCTCGGGTTGCTCCCCCCTTTTAAACGAGCGGGACCGGATATAGCAAAGCCTGATGCTGCGACCAACACAGTACATTTTTCTCAATCAAACACTCTGACCACATCCCGCATGCTGCCCGCATGAACGTGCCTGAAAGTGACGGCTTCAAACCTACACCACGCCTCCTGCAACTTTGCATCAGCCTGGCCCCAGCTGTGGCCGATTGGGGTTTGCGCAACCTGATCGATCGACCTCACAAAGAGTTTCCGAGGGCTCGGGAAAAGGCAGTGATGGTCTCGACCTCCCGGCAATCTGCGTAGCTGTTGCAAACAAAGACACCGTCGCAGCGGTGACCTTCCCGTTCGTCCCAAGTGAGCCCTGGGGCTGGACACAGAAACTGCTCACCATGCCCATTGCGTATACCGTAGTAAAAGCCTCGTGGGGTATTTTTGGGTGCCAGCCTGCCAGCATGCCAGCCCTCGGGGGCTTTGAAACCACACTCTCACCAGTGGCGCAATAATATCTGATTTGTGAAATCTTTTCTACGCCCCCTTTTCAGCCAGATATGCACTctcacaccctccaccaacaagatAATAATCCGAGCTATCCGCACTCAAGATGACATTTCCATCCAATAGCAACAACTATTCCATAGTCCAGTCAAATGCCATGCTGACCTAATCTCCATTATTTAACTTATGTAACACACAAGTGAACCTATAGACACAAAATGATATCATACCAGCCCAGGTGGAACAGCTCCATCCATCTGCTGCTTCCCGTTGTTAACAACACCGGCCCGATCCCCAGCAACATTTCCGTCACGAACCAGCTCACTAAAAGCCTCAGGCCACCaaaacaccctctcctccatggGTGTCATGACGACATACCGCGGCACAGCATTCCGACTCGACACCTTCCTCCACATATCCGCCCTCGGGTTAAACCTCGCCGGCCTTCCCCTGCCGCCCGTCttcctctcatcctcctccagaaTCTCCTCCAGCATCATTTGAATATCAGCAAAGCCCCCAAACGGCAAATACTTGATACCATGCTCAACACAatacccctccaacctcaaccccttcctcgcAAACAACACATCCGCCTCCCTCGTCGCAGGCAAATCAGAGACCCCATCCCCAATAAACACAATCAacggcacctcctcctcctcctcctcctcctcctcctcctcctcctcctcctccctccctcctcgcctccatcATATTCAACCCCTTATCATGACCCAGCTCACTCCCCCCATGCCTCCAAACCGGCCTCCACTCCGACCCATCCTCTGTAATCTCCGCCTCGTTAGCAACAATATCAATGATGGCTGAttactcctcccccaaaaactcATCCAGTACCCTTCTCAAAACCGGCTTCAGCCCAGCACTGATGACATGGAATGGgatcccctccctcaaacaAAACTGGTGAAATCCGGCAAACCCAGGGTCAATTCCTAGCTGTTGGGACATGAGCTCGAACCCGTCATCAAAAGGGACGTTCAAGCTCCCCCACATTTCTGCCGACACGTCTTTGAGGGTGCGTTGCCCCGAGGCGATCTGGGCGTCGAGAAGCTCCCGCTTGGAGGGGCCGCACCTGTGCGTGTTGAAGAGGATGTGGCCTGTGTCTTGGAGGGAGATTGTGCCGTCGAAGTGTGCTGGAGAGTTAGTGTTGGGTTTGGTaaatgggggaggggaggaacaGGCCGGAGAAGCAGACAATCTTGCGCTTTTTGTTCGTGGCCGGGACTGCGTCACCTGCCTTGGAggctggggctggaggaggggagacaGCGGAGGGCACCTTGTTAGTGGTAAATCGAGAAAATTATTGACAGTGAGTTTGAAGGTAGGTGGGCCAGAAGTGAGGACAACCATGAAGAGGAGCAACATTGGAAGTATCCGGATATGCCCCCTCACAAACTAACCACCAGCTTGACTGGCCACCCGGAACCCCGGGGATCTCATCTCTGGCGCTTTAAATCGCTGGATAGCAGCTAACCTGGCAGCTGCGCGCCGGTTTGAGATGGGCCCAAGTTAGGAAAATGCCACGGGCCGAGAGCTACAGCGCGGGTTTCCCCCGTAACGCTTTCCATTGCCGACATTCTTGGGGTAGCTGACTCGCGGTATAGACAAACACCCGTGGAAGAAACGGCCTCGCTGCAAATGCAGGTACAAACTCGCGCGTTTTGCCTCTAGTCCTACTGCAGGAACCAAGCAGCATATTCTGGGCTGGACGAAAGTAGACAAAATTGGTAAATTATCTTCGTTCCTCTATATATCAGCTTTTTAGAGTCCTGTGTCCCTGTAATAATCAAAGTAACCCATGGAGTTTCAAGGAGGGCTGTGGGATATCATCAAATATTTCATAAACTCGCTCGTTTCAAAAAAGCACCAATCTACGCAGAGACCTTGGCGCTGTACTTTGACGCCGCCTTGTCAAACAGATCACTCTTTTCCGCCAGGTCCACCAGGAGAGGGTGCTGAGCGTCTGTGGCTTCGAGAAGACTAAACACAAAGTCAGCATTGATACTGGTTTAGAAGTTGGGCTCCGGGACACATACGTCTTCTGCTCCGCACCATCCTTGCCGGCAATGACGTTCAGCACCAGAaggttggcgatggcctcGGCGAACTTTGGCTCCTTTTTCAAGGCCTGGTCGAGAGCAGCTTGGGCCTCTTCTGTTCTGCCAAGGTGAAGCTCGGCAACGGCCTGGGAGACGAGGGACCGGACTGATGATGTAGCGGGTGCTTGCGCGAGCTCCTCAAAGACGTAGAAGGCTTGTTGGTACTTCTCACCGCCCTGCAGCGAACATATCAGTGTGTGACCCTTAGAAGGAAGATCCTGGGGTAGCACGAACCAGcctcaacccaacccaagaCTCTGCCAAGTTCACCAACAAACTGTCCTGCGCCCACCGCCGCGCGGCGGTAACCTCCTTGACTGCAAGGTCATTTCTGTTTTGTTGCAGATGGATCTGCACAATAAGCGCAACGGCGTCCACTGTTCAATCACCACCTCGTCAGTTGTGTCCCTTCAGTCGTTTGCCTGCCGTAGACTGGATATAGAATGTAACCCACAGCTTCCCTGGTGTTGCGAAAGAAGCGCCAAAGCCTCCTCACTCTTGCCCGCAGCCTGCAATACTGTCCCGCCCACAACCTGTACTGTAGTGTTGCCGGCCGCTGACTCTGCGAGCTTCTCGATGATGCCAACCGCCTTGTCGCTGTTCCCAAGCGCTTGCTCGGCCAGGGCAGCGATGGCCTGCAACTCTGGCTCCTTCTCGCCCGTTACGTCGGCGAGGGCATCCTCGGCCTGGCCTAGAGCGATGCGAGCTCGCAGCTGGAGGACACGGGCGGGGAGCTCGTTCTCGGAGGACAGGGTGGAAACACCGTAGTCGACCACTTCTTGGTATTGTCCTTGGTGAAAATGAttgtggatgttgatgagtTCGCCTTCGGCCGAGTAGGGATCCATTTTGGGCTTTGCTGTGTGGTTTTGGGCTGGGAGAAGGTGAAGTGAGTGGTGAAGCTGTTGTCAGTGGCCTCTTTCCCCTGTAGTTTAATTGACCCGACGTGGAGCTTTCCTGGGCGCGGTGGGATGCGCTGCGGAACAAACCGTTGCCAAGTAGGGGGTTGcttcagggttagggtctgGATGGCCCACCTATGGTTCCCAGCGCCGAAAGCTTTCACTGAGAGCTTCACTTTGGCACTGGAGCTTGGGGCAGCTCAAGAAACAGGCGATCTAACGACATCGACACCGAGAAACTAAGCGATGTTCATCAGTGAGAGATCTAAACACAGTTTGATATCATCGTCGACGACCGATTATACAACATCTTGAAATGTCATAAAGCATTTGAACAATTCCGGCCGAGCATGGAACCTAGAGTTGACTTTGGCAAGCAGCTTACCAACATCACAGCATCGTTGGGCCATATCTGGGTCGGAGATCAAACAAATATCATGCGCCAACCCCCACGACAATATCATTCCTTCTCATTATTTTGACTTTGAATGAAGCTTTCCAACCTCGGCATCTGATCACTCACACCTTCACACTTAATACCAGCATCAACGAGCACCGCCATCGCCTCCTACTCGACATTGGGCTTTGGAAGCTCTGGTGTGAAGGAGCTTACATCGggtcatcctcaccatcactgCCGTCCTTTCGGATAGTTCTTTGGCTCAAATGGCGGCGAGTGGTCTCTCAGCCACACCGTGAACTCCGACGGCGCCGGTCAGAAGGAATCATTCGATGCCTGGATCGCAACGGTTCAAGCAGGCGGTCATCTTAGCTAAGTATAATCCTCTTCATTATCGCGGAATTTACTCCACCGTTCGTCACAAAGCCCGGGTTGCACGACTTGGAAAGTTGAAACAGTTAGactgtcatcatcatccctgCCGTCTCTCATTTCGTTGCTTGCCAACCAGTGCTCTCTcactccatctcccccgcaCCGCATGAATTTGGCCCAACCCATCCAGTTGGCCAGGTCTTTGAATGGCCAACCCAAGATTCCCTTTTGTCCGCTTTCCTATCCTGACGAGATGCCTCGACGAAAAGAGCTTCTTCAGGTTCGATCGTCATGCCGTGCACACGGCATGGATGATTCAAGTAGctttcttcaacctcacaaGCCCGATCAAAGGTTCAGTAAAACTTCTTCTCCAGATGCCGTACCATTTCTCTCAATTGTTGGTTGTTCGTTGAACGCTAGCGAGGGGTTGAAACATGAAACTGTTGCTTTCTCAAGGCTTCAAAACTCGCGATGAACCTCGACATGGGACTCCCATGCTTGGAAGAGGAGTCCTTCGGATGTCACAACCGGACCCCTGTCAGGCAAGGTGCGGCAACACCTTGCTCTCTCCATTTGCTTTCGTCAGAAATTCTCCGTCCGATGTTCTTCTTCAGGACTGCAACCTTCCTTCTCACGTCTTTGGATGCTGGTGCTCGGACGTGCTATACTTGTCACCCGCTCTTGCAGCGAAGGGACGTGTTGGAGAAGTCAGCGGTTGGAAACACTTGCTTCCGCTGCAGAGACGGGAGCGATCCTATTTTTGTTGGACCTATCTAGGAAGTTATCAACaagtgttgatgatgaatcTATGTACAAGACAAACAAGTTTTGGGCAACATATGCCGAATACAATTCCCATACCGGGCCAAGAGACATAAACAAGTCTGGATGCACAAACCCCTTCTCATAAAAAAACCGGTGTTCATGTTTGATACTTTACCCGTCGTTTCTAAGTAACCCTCCCTGATTGGTGGATATGGAATCGAATCGCAGTGTGGTGGTTACATAGCGTGCCTTAATATAGCACCCCGGTCATGTCCCTTCTTGCCGCAAATGGTCCCCAGTGTCGACAGGgggccttcttctgccaAGGGGTTCTCAAGAAGTTCTTGGGATTCGGGTCTCAGAGTTCGGCCATGGCGGGGATCCCgcccttcaccaccagccgcCCTATGACAGTGGTATCGTTCGGCGATGGCTTGGGCACACCACGATGGAAGCATACAAAGGGTGGTCATGCCCCCCTGCTGCTCATCCTCGCCTCCGTTTGTTGCTCAAGGATTCTTACCTtgtcgctctctctctctctcttcacaAACCCAGGCACAGGTTGTCCAGTGTCATGAATATCTCTTGGGTACTCTCCAACTGTTGATGGATCCTTTCTAATCAAACTATTCTCTTCTCCGCTGCCGGCTTGTATTTTTTCTTGGTTTCCTATGTGTTGtgcttttccttctttttcttcttcagggTCAGCATCTTATATTGCGGGACATGGAGATAACCATACCTCCACGAGATCATGGACCTTCGACTTTTCGATATGCGTGGGATGAGAACGGGGAGGTGACACAGATGACAAGGTAAGCTTGACCTTTCTGTTCGCTGTCCAGTCTTCGGATGAAACCTGTCTAACACACACATGTCTCCAGAGTACGAGAGGACCAGCCATCCCCACTAGTCACACCACGACCTATCCCAGGTCGACAAACTATTCAATGGCCCTTCCAGAGCATCGTTACCGAGACGGAAATCGCCTCcccgacaacgacgacacacttccaccatcaccaccattaTCATCACAGACGGGCGACGACAGCTACGACTTGGCGACCATGGCTACAAAGGAGGAGAGATAGCGACGGGCACTCGATAGCGAGGAATTTGGTGCCAGATTACGTCGTCAACTACCTCCGAGGTGAAACACCAGAAACTGTGTCGAAGCGGAAGTATATCCACTATGGGGTGGGCAAAGAGGGGAAACGCCCACTGCCGGGGAGTTCGCATCGGCATCTCCAATCACGAGCGGCCGAGTTTGGAGGATTTTACGATTCGGAGTCTTcagaagggagagggagcggtgACTCTGGTGGTGATCAAGAGCGCCTGGGTTTCGGCAACGAGAAACGGcgaggcggtgatggcagGGCGTTGAGGAATACTCTTCTTGTGGGGTGGAGGGCTGGGGTGGCTTTTAACACGCTGGTCGGGTTTGTGATTTTGATTGTGGGGTTCATC from Podospora pseudoanserina strain CBS 124.78 chromosome 2, whole genome shotgun sequence includes the following:
- the PSD2 gene encoding phosphatidylserine decarboxylase (COG:I; EggNog:ENOG503NVAR), with amino-acid sequence MARFIPNRLKPGYSNSAANSASNSRSASPMRSKGDSASPEGRRETGLVVQVSILRAKDLAAKDRGGTSDPYLVLNLGESKHITHTESKTLNPEWNETCQLPINGIQSLLLDVNCWDKDRFGKDYLGEFDLALEEIFADEKIEQPPTWYKLKSKRPGKKTGVVSGEVLLQFSLLDTSNKDASPQQIYEKFAAIAKSAPAVDASLTPTPSRTPVLAPTKGKVPSPAPSLGGRVTDDADEDDDYDYEDETPEDEDPTKPETAEKRRRRLRIKGLKRKKRQNPYEFINGGSDVVGIIFLEICKITDLPPESNVTRTSFDMDPFVVASLGKKTYRTKTIRHNLDPVFNEKMIFQVLNHEQQYQFAFTVIDHDKYSGNDFIASVNFPVQEIISKAPKADPTTGLYNLKEVAEFSAPAQRTRFMRLGLSRTNSTQSLSKQARPALSKNPSTLTNVSSLVATPTLGSGQQLHEVPEGAQTPAINAPIPAGLVQPGEGGVAAAAANTAENASPETEDPDFFPYTLPLRMKNLEKWEDKHNPQLYIRAKYMPYAALRQQFWRALLKQYDADESGLISKVELTTMLDSLGSTLRESTIDSFFLRFPHKAGDNEDVEDLTMDEAVICLEDQLESKVRTPGVAERVKNILPDAAEKVKNLLPIPGKESHPDTVQPPSESDLGGTDSITVPELATPGEEGDYLDRDDLNASNTEEHVVEIRECPICHQPRLNKRKDADIITHIATCASQDWRQVNNLMMGGFVTSSQAQRKWYSKVITKISYGGYKLGANSANILVQDRITGQINEEKMSVYVRLGIRLLYKGLKSNNMEKKRIRKLLKSLSIKQGKKYDDPASKAEIPKFIAFHGLDLSEVLLPLDQFKNFNEFFYRALKPDARPVSAPNNPRIVVSPADCRSVVFNRVDIATKVWIKGREFSVKRLLGDAYPEDAHRYEAGGALGIFRLAPQDYHRFHIPVDGVMREPKTIAGEYYTVNPMAIRSALDVYGENVRIVVPIDSPEFGRVMVICIGAMMVGSTVITKKEGDEVKRGDELGYFKFGGSTLVVLFESGKMVFDDDLVDNSNTALETLVRVGMSVGHAPSEPQWTPDMRKDDAQITEADKQDAKRRIQGQVAEESPNDDSGSGLDVDGEGDGEVTVKVPHLGTTNGPAVTA
- a CDS encoding hypothetical protein (COG:U; EggNog:ENOG503NV0Y), with the translated sequence MDPYSAEGELINIHNHFHQGQYQEVVDYGVSTLSSENELPARVLQLRARIALGQAEDALADVTGEKEPELQAIAALAEQALGNSDKAVGIIEKLAESAAGNTTVQVVGGTVLQAAGKSEEALALLSQHQGSLDAVALIVQIHLQQNRNDLAVKEVTAARRWAQDSLLVNLAESWVGLRLGGEKYQQAFYVFEELAQAPATSSVRSLVSQAVAELHLGRTEEAQAALDQALKKEPKFAEAIANLLVLNVIAGKDGAEQKTLLEATDAQHPLLVDLAEKSDLFDKAASKYSAKVSA